A window of the Sphingobium sp. CAP-1 genome harbors these coding sequences:
- the dnaA gene encoding chromosomal replication initiator protein DnaA yields the protein MKDNVRVVAWQDGETVQADSGLESAWISIRAGLRRDVGARMFDQWLKPVGLGDYCRESQTLDLLVASDFSANFVSGQFGDRLRMAWRSAGVGVREVRMRRAPDSGVPRLLEVVHVETAAPAAPVDAPVASNFLPRHAFEDFIVGDTNRLAFSAAQAMAGEAQPRFTPLFIHGGTGQGKTHLLHGIAAAFSAHSPSEPVLYMSAERFMMEFVNAMRANETMAFKARLRAARLLLIDDIQFIAGKGSTQEEFLHTINDLIDAGARIVVTADRAPQMLESIDARILSRLAGGLVADIAPAGLDLRLAILESKRLVAGDPPVPDAVIDFLARSIRSNVRELEGAFNKLVAYGQLTGRSIDLDFAQGMLADAVRANARRITVDEIQKACAAHFKIDPSEMRSKRRARAVARPRQVAMYLAKKMTPRSLPEIGRIFGGRDHSTVIHAVRTIEALRESNPDMDADVRALQRLLEG from the coding sequence ATGAAGGATAATGTGCGCGTGGTTGCCTGGCAGGACGGAGAGACAGTTCAGGCCGATTCCGGCCTGGAATCCGCCTGGATCAGCATTCGCGCCGGCCTGCGCCGTGACGTTGGCGCTCGGATGTTCGACCAGTGGCTCAAGCCCGTGGGGCTAGGCGACTATTGCCGCGAATCGCAGACGCTGGACCTGTTGGTCGCCAGCGACTTCAGCGCCAATTTCGTGTCCGGCCAATTTGGCGACCGGCTGCGCATGGCATGGCGCAGCGCCGGCGTCGGCGTGCGGGAAGTGCGGATGCGTCGTGCCCCCGATTCGGGCGTGCCGCGCCTGCTGGAAGTCGTGCATGTCGAAACTGCGGCCCCCGCCGCGCCGGTCGACGCCCCGGTCGCCTCCAATTTCCTGCCGCGCCACGCATTCGAAGATTTCATCGTCGGCGACACCAACCGGCTGGCCTTTTCGGCTGCGCAGGCGATGGCGGGCGAGGCGCAGCCGCGCTTCACCCCCTTGTTCATCCATGGCGGCACCGGCCAGGGCAAGACCCACCTGCTGCACGGCATCGCGGCGGCCTTCTCCGCCCATTCGCCGTCCGAGCCGGTACTCTATATGTCGGCCGAGCGCTTCATGATGGAATTCGTGAACGCGATGCGCGCCAATGAGACGATGGCGTTCAAGGCGCGGTTGCGCGCGGCCCGGTTGCTGCTGATCGACGATATCCAGTTCATCGCTGGCAAGGGGTCGACGCAGGAGGAGTTTCTCCACACGATCAACGATCTGATCGACGCCGGCGCGCGCATCGTCGTGACCGCCGACCGGGCGCCGCAAATGCTCGAATCGATCGACGCGCGCATCCTGTCGCGGCTTGCTGGCGGACTGGTTGCCGACATTGCGCCGGCGGGTCTCGACCTGCGGCTCGCCATTCTCGAATCGAAGCGGCTGGTCGCGGGCGATCCGCCGGTGCCCGATGCGGTGATCGATTTCCTTGCCCGCTCGATCCGGTCGAATGTGCGCGAACTGGAAGGTGCGTTCAACAAGCTGGTCGCTTATGGCCAGTTGACCGGCCGTTCGATTGATCTCGACTTTGCGCAGGGGATGCTGGCCGATGCGGTGCGCGCCAATGCCCGGCGCATCACCGTCGACGAGATCCAGAAGGCCTGCGCCGCCCATTTCAAGATCGATCCGTCCGAAATGCGCTCCAAGCGCCGCGCCCGCGCGGTCGCGCGTCCCCGTCAGGTGGCGATGTATCTGGCCAAGAAGATGACGCCGCGCTCGCTGCCCGAAATCGGCCGCATCTTCGGCGGGCGCGACCATAGCACGGTGATTCACGCGGTCCGCACGATCGAGGCGCTGCGCGAGAGCAACCCGGACATGGACGCCGACGTGCGCGCCCTGCAACGGCTGCTGGAGGGCTGA
- a CDS encoding peptidylprolyl isomerase: protein MIRQLAFALLALLTLVPAAAQTPASSPPADVRVALETDRGRIVVVVHVDRAPVTAGNFLKYVDQKRFDGTVFYRGVGAADYGFVQGGAQNDPKRILPPIRHEPTSQTGLFHDDGALSMARYAPGSATGDFFIVLGRMPAMDARPDAPGDNQGFAVFAHVVEGLDVVKAILIAPKSPTAGEGVMKGQMLETPVKIVTARRVP from the coding sequence ATGATTCGCCAGCTTGCTTTCGCTCTCCTCGCCCTGCTGACCCTCGTTCCGGCCGCTGCCCAGACGCCCGCTTCATCGCCGCCGGCTGATGTCCGGGTGGCGCTGGAAACGGACAGGGGGCGGATCGTCGTTGTCGTCCATGTCGACAGGGCGCCGGTGACGGCCGGCAATTTCCTGAAATATGTCGATCAGAAGCGGTTCGACGGCACCGTCTTTTACCGGGGCGTCGGCGCGGCGGACTATGGCTTCGTGCAGGGCGGGGCGCAAAATGATCCGAAGCGAATTCTTCCCCCCATCAGGCATGAGCCGACGAGCCAGACCGGCCTCTTCCATGATGATGGCGCGCTGTCGATGGCGCGTTATGCGCCGGGCAGCGCGACCGGTGATTTCTTCATCGTGCTGGGCCGGATGCCGGCGATGGACGCCCGTCCCGATGCGCCCGGCGACAATCAGGGCTTTGCCGTTTTCGCCCATGTGGTCGAGGGGCTGGACGTGGTGAAGGCGATATTGATCGCGCCCAAATCGCCCACCGCCGGCGAAGGCGTGATGAAGGGGCAGATGCTGGAGACGCCGGTGAAGATCGTCACGGCGCGACGGGTGCCTTGA